Sequence from the Dysidea avara chromosome 5, odDysAvar1.4, whole genome shotgun sequence genome:
TCACTAAGTATTTACTTCTGGTCATTCACAGTAGCCTATCCGCTAGTACTAAgcagtaaagcagcaaaggaatTAATCCTACGCAACTACAATAGCCTCCACCACTGCTAGTATGCACAAGTGCACATGTTTTGTAAACATTCTATTAAATTAGTGCATTCGCGAACTCTGactttgtaggaagagcagcttcagcagttttagcttgataatggtgttTCCAGTGGTACAGGAGCTAGATAATGCCTGGATaactgttaagaagctgtttagCTCAGTGCACGAGTATGGCTTTCTCTACACAATTTGtgtgaaaacatgatagacatgccataaagcagtcaagaagatacttctgtgtgtaatttttTGTTATAGTTATTCTTCATTAGCAgcacatagcaacataattacagaattacaaaataattaatcgATTACAAAATATatcaattacagtatttacaaatccagctagaattaataatagcaatagcatatacatggttgattaattgcctattaaGTTAGAATGGTTAACGGCaagggtgcctggtttttagaagtaccATAGCATCTACTTGTTTCAGAGCTGGTCATATATATGTAGGATTGCACAATACTACTAGCTTAGTTAGCTACCCACAGCTCTGCTGTTTAACTACAGGTATTGTAGATCATTTTAGTATGTGTTCTTAAAAAGTGACATCATCATGACATCATCATGTATGTGTCTCTGGCTCCATGAattgtgctggtgtttaatgcttagttcCCATTTATGAATTTTAGTTATCCTGCACGTAGAGAAGGTATGTACCAAGGCTAGTGGCTATACAACTGTACGACTCAATGACCTATCTACTACACTATATAACTAATTGCAAAAGAACTGGATATTCAAATGTCTACATTTTTGATAGGAAAAAAACAAAGTTACTATTAGTCAACTCACTGGTGAATTGTCTGAAAAAGCTTCACAGCTAGTGATGAAAGAGAATGAACTTTGAAAAGTCTAGGAGGACAACAAATTGTTACAAACTGAGTTGTTAGATAGTAAAGAAACAATTACACATCTGAAGAAAGGGCTCCTTGACACTGAAGCTAAGCTAACTGTATCATACACCGAAATTAAACAAATTAAAAATGATATAAAACTACAACAGGTAAAGCACTTACCTATTCATTTCATTGTATATAACAATCATAAATGTCTTAACActgttactgtatgtacacaacAGGAAGAAAACAAAGTTGTAATTGCTCAACTCAATAGTGAGTTATCTGAGACAACTTCACAATTGATGCTGAAGGGGAATGAACTAACAAAAGTCAAAGAGGACAACAAGTTGTTGGTGAAGCAATTCAGAGAGAGGAAAGATAAGAAAAGGAGAGAGACAATACCTTAGGTAAAAATGGTAATAGCTATTAATATTAACATGTAAACTACAGGACCAGCTGGTCCAGCAGGAGTTACTAGGAAGTGGTAGATATGGGGAGGTGTGGAGGATGAGTTATGGTGACAAGACATATGCAGGTAAGATCATCCACAAGACCCTCCTACCAGGATATCTTGATATGAGTGTAGACCAGATCAACCAGTTTGTAGCTGACATTGAGAGTGTCTCTGCCACATTTAGTTCTTATGAACATCCTCATTTAGAGAAATTCTTCATAGTAGCTCAACCAGCTACTGATAGTCCTCCCATATTATTAACTGAACTACTGCCTGATAACCTCAACAGTTTTACTGCAAAGATGAAAGGAAAGTTACCCGTTCATGTGCAACTTGATCTCTGTTATGGCATGGCTAGAGGCGTACAGTTCTTGCATGATGATGGAGTGATACACAACAATCTCCATGGGGGAAATGTGCTGATCACAACAGATGGACAACCCAAGATATCCGATTATGTCTGTCCACAAATTACTGAATTGAACAAGAAAACAACTCCACTATTTAAAGCTTATATGTCACCCGAAGCAATAAAGAACACTCTAGTATGGTCCAGACCTTCTGACATATATTCATTAGGAATACTTTTCCTACAAGTAGCCACTCAAACTCCTCCTGCTCCGATAGAGGATGGTGAACTAACTGAAGTGCAGCGGTACAAACCACAACTAGATGACATTATTGGCAATCCTCTACTACCAGTGATAATACAATGTCTTAGCATTCTACTAGCCAGGCCCTCTATTGGTCAATTGTGCAGTCGTATCAACATTGCTAAACACAGTCCCCAGAATGTGATGTCTGGTGCTCTACATCATGTTAAGGTGTGTATGAACATGtattattatcatacagtactgtatagatCCAAATAAAAGAGTTCCCCCAAAATACTGCCACTAAAAAATCATTTGTTGTACAACAACGAACATCTTTGCTGAAAACCCTTACACAAAGGTGATAAAATTTCATATAGACACTCTCCTTATAGAAATGTAATTATATTTGAAGCACCAGTAGGCACTACTCTAAGAGGGAGTAGATACAGTAGTAATACGTCTACCACAGTAGTATGACTAGCACTTAACAACAATTGAATTGCTACTAAAAGTGCATATTGTAGCTTTGAACAAATCAGTGTAACTACTGTAGAATTTTGCATGGGCAACGTCAACCAAAAACAGTGTATTTtgtcatatgtgactggatttgcaaaaagggtcttccacacatatccaattaaCCAATTTTGACGATTAATAACTAGGGGTGGGCAGTATCTCAGTTATATCGTAAAACCATATTCTGTTGAAACGATACCAGTATCGTACAAAATTCTTAGAAACGATATTATCGCGATATCAAGATTACCACGGTGTTCTCCCCAATTATATCCATCTAAACATGGTGGGGCATCACGCCACTACTGCTGTAGGAAAGGGATCGAGGATCCGGATCCAGATTGGAGGGTGGTAAGgatagatcaagatactctaatagagcagccaccaATTCTCTAATAAACAGTCATGTGAATTATGATAGTAGCTACTAAcaggttttttttgtttgtttatttttttacaaatacagcatttcaaataGCTAAATAAAAGAAAACAGAAGTATTTTCCTTGTtcaaactgtgggcagagaAGCAAACTCATGTCCAATCCTGTGTCGATGGTATAATTGCTGTTACTGATGCAGATTTGCCATAGCTTGTTGAACATCATGATTCAATAACAGATTTGTCATTGTAATAAGGCACAGCTTTATTGCTTGGATTTCTATTAAGGAAGGAAGATTTCTACACACTGTAGTAATATTAAGTGACCGGGTGATGCAAAACTGAGTATGACCTTCTATTGCTATAGTCAGCAGAATGCATGAGAATCCATAGAACTCCTGAACTTATATATGTCATGCACTTAAACATGTCCTCACTACACTTAATTGTAGCAAAATTGAAGTTTTCCTGATGTCTGTATCTCCATGCATAGTTCAGTGAATGGTACAtgccatatgtattatataatccATTCATGCTGTTGTATTATGTCACTTATGTGGGCAGGTGTAGTTTGATAGTAGAGCACCTGTCAAAATAATAAAagaatatcatgataattagtaatatcgtgatatttttccatgatatatcgtgatagtaaaatttcaataccgcccagccctattAATAGCTTAAGATTGGAAAAAactattgatttgaaatttggtcagtagagAGTACCGATATAGTATAATGGATAGAGAAACTTTCAGGTTTATATGCTAGTTCTTAAGGTCTCCCAAGTTCATAGagttgaatgtgtgtggaagaccccgttttacaaatctggtcacatatttgacCAAATcgggcttccacacacattcaattgtTTGACTTGGACTAACTGCAACATCACCTTCCAGCATGCTATCAACCTCAAATTTCATGCATTGCTTCCATGACATTACAAAAATCACATTTCAAAATTTGAAGCTGATGGCATTTTCCTACATGAAGTTATGATCACTCAAAGCCATAAAACTGAAGCCTGGCTTGTCTAATTTGATCATATAACAAATTCATTTGCATAAAGTACAGTTGAGGTGTGAATCGTACTTTATTGCCCACCAACTGTACTTTATAAAACTTCAGTGCttaataaagtacagttatggCAGTAATTAAAATACAGTTTGTTGTCAACAATCTTCAGGAATGGCCAACATAATCCCCAGAACTCAGTATTCAGCAACTTAGTCCATAGAATATTATTGAGGTTTACAGTTATTGCACTAATTAACAGGCTTGTTGTACACTAAAAGGAAGCTGGAATACTAGCGATAACATGCAAACACTTAGAGTTGCAAAACAGTGAATAATATATGTGATGGACTGCTGCTAGGTGTATTTTTCCTTTGAGAGAAGCAGTGCATAGAATGAATGAGACCTGATGAATAATAACACACCTTTTAACAATCTGTGGTAGTCTGTGATACATGCAGCATTGCCAATATAGTAGCAGTTTCCATCAAATGTATATAGGCCTGGTCTTTCTGTCAGGCCGTACTTCTTTCACACCTTCAACACAGCAGTGAAATGTCTGTTGTCCATTAAGTGTCTATAATCTCCCTCCACAAGAACAATTCTGGGAAGCCTCTTGCAGCTGTTGGTTTCTTATCCGCTTAAAGATTCCTTTCTCTACTACACTGAATAACCCATCTTCTGTGTTTCACTTAACTCCTCTTTTTCAGCTTGGTTTAATTGATTTAGAACCAGCTATGGACTATTCATTCCATACCAACAGGTCAGCAAACAACAGTTTTGCTCATTCTGTACTGTGTAGCAGTTCAGTTTTTACTTACCCTGCTTGTACCATTGACTTCTTCttactgatccctctacagggtgacttgtttttagatgaactctctacagggtgactttcctgcagctgaattgtctatcagattaactgtttgtagctgaattccctacagaataacttatgtaatataattttaatttataagcgtagctgaatgctgtattagggtgactgttctattagagtatctcgatctcgcattatAATCTAtggctacacgtagttgcctttcgaatcataactcagtggtttgtactccaattcttctgtactactgcaaggatgattttctatgatgattattccagctacatactgatttccagctgattgctctaagcgtttgcctggtagacgtgaaaactaatagtttttttattcataaaaattgatcgcataattttgacacaggttgggttttgtgtcatatatcCATGGTCTTTacctcaattcctttcaaaccacaaaaaggcactcctacgatggttgttcCATCTACATAACAATTCTCAACTCATTCcaccaaggggtttaccctgtaggcatgacagacctttgaccttattttacgcaaataatcagtcataactccgtgaatgttcattggattcctaccaatgttggtactaagatctgccttaatgagccctgtAAGTGAGCCAAATTCAGCctgatccgagcacgcattcgtgttttatggcggattttgcaaagtgtgtgaaatgaagaagaaaaaaacgaagaaattaaatgaaagtttgttcgctcgtatctcggaaattgcTTGAGCaaatttcttcacatttggtatgtagcctcccctagctggccagcacttttgtagcaaatttggttccaataggattagggatcaaagagctacataggtgtgaaaattgcgttttctgtcttcctgttaatatactcatggtgtggtgcgctggcttcttgggccgcacgacacactactgtgtgtcttgatttacagATTAAAATCTTTATTATGCAAGTGTGCTGTAATTGCACCCAACTATAGAAATCATTTTAGATTCCTTGGTACCATGGCTAAAGTCCTATATGGATACCAGAGTGACCATCCATGCTTGGTAGCAGTGCTCGAATTGTAAATTTATATGAGGGTATATGGGTGCCATTTGGGACAAAATATATTTACTATACAAAGACAGTCTATTTTTTAGAAAAGCCATGCATTCCATCTTCTAACTAGCTGTAATATCCTATTTTACTAAATAAGACatcctatttattatataggacatcctatttattatataggacatcctatttattatataggacatcctatttattatataggacatcatatttattatataggacatcctatttattatataggacatcatatttattatataggacatcatatttattatataggacatcctatttattatataggacatcatatttattatataggacatcctatttattatataggacatcatatttattatataggacatcatatttattatataggacatcatatttattatataggacatcatatgtattatataggacatcatatttattatataggacatcatagttattatataggacatcatatttattatataggacatcctatttattatataggacatcctatttattataataataataataataataataaactttacagtgtacatatacctacatacatacaagttgcagatgttggtatgatacaattgggacatatggcagcacactgatggtccactgacatcctgtgtcagtggccggaagctaaattgtagtagtgattagctacaaagtttacttactagtctaagattacttaaaaggggggaagttaacagttaaagggagttgaagttaggttggtgagggatctttgaacactttgagcatggacatagaaatgaaaaagagcaggtgttgttggaggtgaaattggcagtgaaatgattccacagataatctaaaagtttggcctttatcttgagtgggttgtcctggtagttgataacgggaagggcattccagatgcgaggaagccggttaaaataaaagttactagtggaattgtcaggtgatcttgtttggagtagcttgtttccagaagctagacgtgtgtgaccagttgcaaatttaatgaaattatataggacatcctatttattatataggacatcctatttattatataggacatcatatttattatataggacatcctatttattatataggacatcctatttattatataggacatcctatttattatataggacatcctatttattatataggacatcatatgtattatataggacatcctatataatagttagacgtcaagaaccagggttctacgggatttagaaaacttgaaggccctgggctgtagcgcccgagcgcagcgagggcgctactaagggccgagggttttctaaatcccgtaggacccagtggttcttgacgtctaacttatttagactaaaactcattattgtaccttgagttgacagctgcttgtaaatgggaaatgcatggctaattactagaaacaagccctctacacctccctacatggcgggacctcagtgcgtctgttgctacccgtttaaacgcccatgcgtcgccaatgttacaggcgcgtgatatgtatcgaagtactggactcagcgactggactacaactcattgttgctgttgttgtacctcgacagctgcttgtaagcaagtaatgtagtgttaattagtacaaacaagcccattacacctccctctaattcagtaaggctattactagccatttaaacgcccatgcgttgccaatgttacaggcgcgtaattatc
This genomic interval carries:
- the LOC136255236 gene encoding tyrosine-protein kinase HCK-like; its protein translation is MLKGNELTKVKEDNKLLVKQFRERKDKKRRETILQDQLVQQELLGSGRYGEVWRMSYGDKTYAGKIIHKTLLPGYLDMSVDQINQFVADIESVSATFSSYEHPHLEKFFIVAQPATDSPPILLTELLPDNLNSFTAKMKGKLPVHVQLDLCYGMARGVQFLHDDGVIHNNLHGGNVLITTDGQPKISDYVCPQITELNKKTTPLFKAYMSPEAIKNTLVWSRPSDIYSLGILFLQVATQTPPAPIEDGELTEVQRYKPQLDDIIGNPLLPVIIQCLSILLARPSIGQLCSRINIAKHSPQNVMSGALHHVKIQIKEFPQNTATKKSFVVQQRTSLLKTLTQR